A stretch of Pogoniulus pusillus isolate bPogPus1 chromosome 25, bPogPus1.pri, whole genome shotgun sequence DNA encodes these proteins:
- the LOC135186455 gene encoding protein disulfide-isomerase TMX3-like → MLLYVTLPELPAVVVFKDGASFVSDECEDGDLSSWINRARFQGYLHVDGFTLHELGDRGKLVAIAVIDDKNSSVEHTRNRTECW, encoded by the exons ATGCTACTG TATGTGACCTTGCCTGAGTTGCCTGCTGTTGTGGTCTTCAAAGATGGAGCTTCCTTTGTTTCTGATG AGTGTGAAGATGGTGATTTGTCATCCTGGATAAACAGAGCAAGATTTCAAGGGTATCTTCATGTGGATGGCTTTACACTTCATGAACTTGGAGACagag GAAAACTTGTGGCTATTGCAGTCATTGATGATAAAAACTCTTCAGTGGAACATACCAGGAACAGAACTGAGTGTTGGTGA